Sequence from the Catenuloplanes indicus genome:
GATCTCCTCGAACCGGTGCGAGATGAACATGATCGCGGCGCCCTCGTCGCGCAGCGACCGGACCACGGAGAAGAGCCGGCCGACCTCGACACCGGAGAGCGCCGCGGTCGGCTCGTCCATGATCAGGACTTTGGCGTGCGTGGCGAGCGCCTTGGCGATCTCGACGATCTGCTGGTCCGCGATGGAGAGGCCGCGGGCCGGCCGGTCCGGGTCGATCCGCACGCCGAGCCGGGCGAACAGTCGCTCGGCCGTGGCCCGCATGGCCTTCCGGTCGATCTGGCGCAGCCGGGTCAGCGGCGCGTTGCCCATCGCGATGTTCTCCGCGACCGAGAGGTCCGGGAACAGCGTGGGCTCCTGGTAGATGACCGCGATGCCGGCCGCCTTCGCGTCGGCCGGGGAACCGAACGCGACATCCGTGCCGCTCGCGCGCAGCGTGCCGGTGTCCGGCCGGTGCACACCGGCCAGCATCTTGACGATCGTGGACTTGCCGGCGCCGTTCTCCCCGACGAGCGCGTGCGCCTCACCGGCGTGCAGCGGGAAGGAGACGCCCTGCACGGCGGCGACCGCGCCGAAGGACTTGCTCACGTCCAGGGCCTCTAGTAACGCCGGGCCTGACGACGTGCTTCGATCTGTCGTCACGGGCCACCTCCGCGTCTCGTCGATGTAGTTGAAACATTTCAAGCGAGTTAGGGTGACGCTAGGTGGCGTCGGTCACACGTGTCAAGGCTGCGCGGGAAATCGTTAGGAAACATGACGTCCGTGTGGAGGTGCGTACCGTAGGGTGTCTCTACAACGTTTCAAAGTCCCCAGGAGTTCGCCTTGGTGAGCCAGCAGCGTGCCCGGCCGGGTTCCCGCACGCCCTCGGTCAAGGACGTGGCGGCCGCCGCGGACGTGTCGCTCGGCACCGTCTCCAATGTGCTCAACCGCCCGGAGCGGGTCAGCCCGTCCACCCGGGAGCGGGTCGAGCGCGCCATGGCCGAGCTGGGCTTCGTGCGCAACGAGTCGGCCCGGCAACTGCGTGCCGGGACCAGCCGCACGCTGGCGTACGTGATGCTGGATGCCACCAACCCGTTCTTCAACGACGTGGCGCAGGGCATCGAGCTGGCCGCGGAGGACGCGGACCTGTCGCTGTTCATCTGCAACAGCAACGGCCGCGCCGAACGCGAGGAGGCGCACCTCGACCGCCTGCTCCAGCAACGCGTGCAGGGCATCCTGATCACGCCGGTCAACGCGGACGCGCCGTACCTGGACGAGATCTCCCGTCGCGGCATCCCGGTAGTGATCGTCGACCGGCACCGCGACTCCGGCGGCTTCTGCTCGGTCGGCGTCGACGACGTGCTGGGCGGGCGGATCGCGGTCGAGCACCTGATCGAGCAGGGGCACCACCGGGTCGCGTTCGTCGGTGGGCCCGACTCGATCGGCCAGGTGCGCGAGCGGCTGGAGGGCGCCCGGCAGATCTGGGCCGAGTTCGGCCGCGACCCCGCCGACCTGGTTCACCTGCCCACCGAGGCGGTCACGGTCAGCGAGGGCCGGTCCGCCGGCGAGCGGCTCGCCGGGCTCGCGGCCCGCCGTCGGCCCACGGCCGCGTTCTGCGCGAACGATCTACTGGCGCTGGGCCTGCTGCAGCAGGCCGTGAGCGCGGGCGCGCGGGTGCCGGAGGACCTGGCGATCGTCGGCTTCGACGACATCGAGTTCGCCGCCGCGGCCGCGGTGCCGCTCACCTCGGTGCGCCAGCCGCGCCAGGAGCTGGGCCGCGCGGCCGCGAAGCTGCTGCTGGACGAGGCGATCAACCCGCAGCACCGGCACGAGCAGGCCACGTTCATCCCGGAGCTGGTCGCCCGCGCGTCCACCGCGAACCGCTCCTGACCGGGTGGGCGACGTGATGGGACCGGTGATGCCGGCTGCCGGCGCCGCGTCCACCCGCCGGGGCGTCCGGCGTCGCTCGCGAGCGCGGCAGCGGCCGGTCGAGGATGCGATATGGCGAAATGCCGGTCGCGGTGCGCCGTGATGCCGGTCGCGGTGCGCCGTGATGCTGGTCGCGGTGCGCCGTGATGCTGGTTACGGTGCGCCGTGATGCCGGCGCGGAGCAGCGAAACGCCGAGCCTGGAGCGGCGAAACGCCGGTCGCGGAGCGCCGAAATGCCGGCGCGGAACGGCGAGACGCCGGGAGCGGAGCGCCGGGTGCCGATGCCCGCGCGCGCGACCGTGTGCCGGTCGGCAGCGGCCGGCTCGTTGAACGTTTCATCCGATGCGCCGGGGTTGACCCGGCCCAGTCGCGCGACGTAGCCTGTCCGTGACTCATGAAACGTTTCACGTCGGCCGGACCATCGGCACGGCGTGTCCGGAAGTCCCGACCACCTCCGCGAGAAGGACACCATGACGAA
This genomic interval carries:
- a CDS encoding LacI family DNA-binding transcriptional regulator, coding for MSQQRARPGSRTPSVKDVAAAADVSLGTVSNVLNRPERVSPSTRERVERAMAELGFVRNESARQLRAGTSRTLAYVMLDATNPFFNDVAQGIELAAEDADLSLFICNSNGRAEREEAHLDRLLQQRVQGILITPVNADAPYLDEISRRGIPVVIVDRHRDSGGFCSVGVDDVLGGRIAVEHLIEQGHHRVAFVGGPDSIGQVRERLEGARQIWAEFGRDPADLVHLPTEAVTVSEGRSAGERLAGLAARRRPTAAFCANDLLALGLLQQAVSAGARVPEDLAIVGFDDIEFAAAAAVPLTSVRQPRQELGRAAAKLLLDEAINPQHRHEQATFIPELVARASTANRS